A single window of Microbispora hainanensis DNA harbors:
- a CDS encoding lactate 2-monooxygenase, which translates to MSWADFQYEIYLNGMTGAVPRLPTDLTRLEEMAERRLGPGPFGYVAGSAGSGRTERANREALDRWRIVPRMLRDVRERDLSVTVLGRRLPAPLALAPIGVLSIMHPEAERAAARAAAATGVPFVLSSASSTPMEDVAAAMGDGERWFQLYWGKDREVTLSFLARAKAAGFTVLVVTLDTPLLAWRPRDLDQAYLPFLRGVGTANYFTDPAFQAGLARPVHEDPNAAVLHFVGMFGDPGKTWPDLALLREHWDGPIVLKGVLHPDDARLAADAGMDGVVVSNHGGRQVNGSIGAADALPAVADAVADRLTVLFDGGIRTGDDVVKALALGARTVLLGRPYAYGLGLDGQAGVEHVIRCVLAETDLTLALSGCPGAAALTPDLVTRI; encoded by the coding sequence GGCTGCCGACCGACCTGACCCGGCTGGAGGAGATGGCCGAGCGGCGGCTCGGGCCCGGCCCGTTCGGCTACGTCGCCGGCAGCGCGGGCAGCGGGCGCACCGAGCGCGCCAACCGCGAGGCGCTCGACCGCTGGCGGATCGTGCCGCGGATGCTCCGCGACGTGCGTGAACGCGACCTGTCGGTGACAGTGCTGGGCAGGAGGCTGCCCGCGCCGCTGGCGCTCGCGCCGATCGGCGTGCTGTCGATCATGCATCCGGAGGCCGAGCGGGCCGCCGCCCGCGCGGCCGCCGCGACGGGCGTGCCCTTCGTCCTGTCGTCGGCCTCCAGCACGCCGATGGAGGACGTCGCGGCGGCCATGGGCGACGGCGAGCGGTGGTTCCAGCTCTATTGGGGCAAGGACCGCGAGGTCACCCTCAGCTTCCTCGCCCGGGCCAAGGCGGCGGGGTTCACCGTGCTGGTCGTCACCCTCGACACGCCGCTGCTGGCCTGGCGGCCCCGCGACCTCGACCAGGCCTACCTGCCGTTCCTGCGCGGCGTCGGCACCGCCAACTACTTCACCGACCCGGCGTTCCAGGCCGGGCTCGCCCGGCCGGTGCACGAGGACCCGAACGCCGCCGTCCTGCACTTCGTGGGGATGTTCGGCGACCCGGGCAAGACCTGGCCGGACCTCGCGCTGCTGCGCGAGCACTGGGACGGCCCGATCGTGCTGAAGGGTGTGCTGCACCCCGACGACGCCCGTCTGGCGGCCGACGCGGGCATGGACGGCGTCGTCGTCTCCAACCACGGGGGACGCCAGGTCAACGGCTCGATCGGGGCGGCCGACGCCCTGCCTGCCGTCGCCGACGCCGTGGCCGACCGACTCACCGTGCTGTTCGACGGCGGCATCCGCACCGGCGACGACGTCGTCAAGGCGCTCGCCCTCGGCGCGCGGACCGTGCTGCTCGGCCGCCCGTACGCGTACGGGCTGGGCCTGGACGGGCAGGCGGGAGTGGAGCACGTGATCCGTTGCGTGCTGGCGGAGACCGACCTCACGCTGGCGCTTTCCGGCTGCCCTGGGGCC